The following are encoded in a window of Arctopsyche grandis isolate Sample6627 chromosome 4, ASM5162203v2, whole genome shotgun sequence genomic DNA:
- the LOC143910291 gene encoding uncharacterized protein LOC143910291: MKHIKIDIKNNNKFIPRDFLVDTGAGISIIKESCLDEKTIYNKNDKIKVKGINQGSISESIGSVHLNLEFAHHKVYIMKDNEIDTTYDGIIGADFFEINQAKICYKINKLIINETIKIDLLNNNKDNEDDEILNNYIVKPRTETITKVEITNPEIIKSEIIDDELNQEGVYLVNANENNETLCTTLNTTDQQLRIDNLKVELKPISISTEINNFENESNIPISEMNDENFENKTNDPINEEDKDNFENKNNISIPEINNENFEIEIKSPELKLCNDEIEKSLECFPKIPEPQECNLFVYNEKIVNCDIKIKSIDMKLPEDDFLCNLLIKNKKVKIKVKGKINGINRNIKNGFVKMLKDIFIDKLIIKINNATNAEINTKRKIIERGNKPKFRITNKILWCKPTVKIKLKQNKYKLYKIYPLPIPHTDTDIYSLIIPTYKYIGVSVDDMSYTIFDNLENNCKNIINQIFICNKLNILSTLSEIHCETKLLKDVTKNIPEYCNTRNVKGKIDLWQKLTNNRWLYTLSESKKLTINCKNKKNEYVELFQTGIIKLDKGCKTNNGLISLNADNNIFTEYENPMSNINIINDKCCVIGKTNYSLHQLDPIKLINVDNTNTQKVLETFEKFNDKLENYQNQPAIVKHSSFFVKLIYGIIITIVILMLVKISFHLYKCFRDKKRFNVKYIRKTRDNVENEVEIVQIEPEIRSREEILNAISG; this comes from the coding sequence atgaaacatattaaaattgatattaaaaataataacaaatttattCCTAGAGATTTTCTAGTTGATACAGGAGCAGGGATCTCCATAATAAAAGAATCGTGCTTAGAtgaaaaaactatttataataaaaacgataaaatcaAAGTTAAAGGTATTAACCAAGGTTCAATATCCGAATCAATAGGAAGCGTACATCTAAATTTAGAGTTTGCTCATCACAAGGTATACATTATGAAAGATAACGAAATCGATACCACATATGACGGCATAATTGGCGCTGACTTCTTTGAAATTAATCAGGCtaaaatttgttataaaataaacaaacttaTTATCAacgaaacgataaaaattgatCTTCTTAATAATAACAAAGATAATGAGGATGACgaaattctaaataattatattgtaaaaccTCGAACGGAAACGATTACAAAAGTTGAAATAACAAATCCGGAGATAATAAAAAGCGAAATTATCGATGACGAACTTAATCAAGAAGGCGTTTATTTAGTCAAcgcaaatgaaaataatgaaactcTTTGTACTACTCTCAATACTACCGATCAACAATTGAGAATTGATAATTTGAAAGTCGAATTAAAACCAATATCAATATCTacggaaataaataattttgaaaatgaaagtaATATTCCTATTTCCGAAATGaatgatgaaaattttgaaaataaaacaaacgatcCTATAAATGAAGAAGATAAagacaattttgaaaataaaaataatatttctattcccgaaataaataatgagaactttgaaatcgaaattaaatcacctgaattaaaattatgtaatgaCGAAATTGAAAAGTCATTGGAATGTTTTCCTAAAATTCCTGAGCCGCAGGAATGTAATTTATTCGTatacaatgaaaaaattgttaattgcgatattaaaataaaatctattgatATGAAATTGCCAGAAGATGATTTCCTGTGCaatctattaattaaaaataaaaaggtgaaaataaaagttaaagGGAAAATAAACGGAATTAAccgtaatattaaaaatggattcgttaaaatgttaaaagatattttcatagataaattgattataaaaataaataacgctACTAATGCGGAAATAAAtacgaaaaggaaaataattgaACGTGGTAATAAACCTAAATTtcgaataacaaataaaatattgtggtGTAAACcaacagtaaaaattaaattaaaacaaaataaatataaattatataaaatttaccctTTACCTATACCTCATACAGATACAGACATATACTCACTCATAATAccaacatataaatacattggaGTATCAGTCGACGATATGAGTTAtactatttttgataatttagaaaataattgtaagaatattattaatcaaatttttatatgtaataaattaaatatactttcCACACTAAGTGAAATACATTGTGAAACAAAATTGCTAAAAGATGTTACTAAGAATATACCTGAATATTGTAACACAAGAAATGTTAAAGGTAAAATAGACCTATGGCAAAAATTAACTAACAACAGATGGCTATATACCTTGTCGGAAAgtaagaaattaacaattaattgtaAGAATAAAAAGAATGAATATGTTGAATTATTCCAAACAGGAATCATAAAGTTAGATAAAGGATGTAAAACGAATAATGGCTTAATAAGTTTAAATGCtgataataacatttttactgAATATGAAAATCCaatgtcaaatataaatataataaatgataaatgttGTGTTATAggaaaaacaaattatagtTTACATCAACTAGAtcctataaaattaataaatgtagatAACACAAACACTCAGAAAGTcctagagacatttgaaaaatttaacgataaATTAGAAAACTATCAAAATCAGCCAGCCATTGTAAAGCATTCCTCATTTTTTGTAAAGCTAATTTATGGAATAATCATTACTATTGTTATACTTATGCTAGTTAAAATAAGTTTTCatctttataaatgttttagAGATAAGAAAAGATTTAATGTAAAGTATATTCGAAAAACACGAGATAACGTAGAAAACGAAGTAGAAATAGTTCAAATCGAACCAGAAATTAGATCTAGAGAAGAAATATTAAATGCCATAAGCGGCTAA
- the LOC143910292 gene encoding farnesol dehydrogenase-like has protein sequence MERWVGKVAVVTGASEGIGAAICKTLAEKGMIVVGLARRSEKIKELAATTNGKLHAIKCDLQVEDEIVKAFRCIEESFGGVDLLVNNAGVLSMSGLVDGSTEEWSQVLNTNVLALSICTKEALKSMRKRGDDGHIIHINSVAGHRILNSIDKLGMYAATKHGVTVLTEYLRTELRNKNSKIKITSLSPGAVHTNMAVTGLKKMLNIDVPPVDQSLPVAYLAAQDLADMAVMIITANPNIEMQELTLESIGKPDFVD, from the exons ATGGAACGTTGGGTCGGTAAAGTAGCTGTAGTAACTGGAGCCAGTGAAGGGATTGGAGCTGCAATATGCAAAACATTAGCAGAAAAAGGAATGATCGTCGTCGGTTTGGCGAGACGATCCGAAAAAATCAag GAATTGGCTGCTACGACTAATGGAAAATTGCACGCAATCAAATGTGATCTTCAAGTAGAGGATGAAATTGTGAAAGCTTTTCGTTGTATCGAGGAAAGTTTTGGTGGGGTAGATTTGCTTGTTAACAACGCTGGCGTCTTGAGCATGTCGGGTCTCGTag ATGGATCAACTGAAGAATGGTCTCAAGTGCTTAACACAAATGTATTAGCGTTGTCTATTTGTACCAAAGAAGCGTTGAAATCAATGAGAAAAAGAGGAGACGACGGCCACATCATACACATCAATAG cGTGGCAGGACACAGAATTTTGAATAGCATAGATAAACTTGGCATGTATGCTGCGACTAAACATGGCGTAACAGTGCTCACTGAATATTTAAGAACGGAGTTGAGAAACAAGAacagcaaaattaaaataacc aGCTTGAGTCCAGGTGCAGTCCATACAAATATGGCTGTGACTGgcctaaaaaaaatgttgaacatTGACGTGCCCCCAGTAGACCAATCACTTCCAGTTGCATATCTAGCAGCCCAGGATCTGGCCGATATGGCTGTTATGATAATCACGGCAAACCCGAACATTGAg ATGCAAGAACTCACCTTGGAGAGCATTGGAAAACCTGATTTCGTGGATTGA